From Bradyrhizobium symbiodeficiens, the proteins below share one genomic window:
- a CDS encoding CaiB/BaiF CoA transferase family protein, with protein sequence MPTKPQLPERSSRATEGPSALDGLLVIDFTRVVAGPACTQTLADFGAHVIKIENPDGGDDTRAYEHAEIGGESAAYLSLNRNKRGIALDLAVPEAREIALDLIRKADVVVENFSSGVMKKFGLDYEAVAPLNPRLVYCSISAYGRSGPFASRPGFDPITQAESGFMSLNGFADGPAVRTGPPIVDMATGMSACNAILLALLARDRLGRGQRVEVALFDVAMGMTGFYGMAYLINGENPGRFGNSPSGSPTVGVYEASDGPLYMACANDRLYRRLVVEVLNRPDLITDPQFATRKARSENKELLRAAIAEVFAGDTLENWMAKMKQANIPVGYLRTVEEGFNAPEARERHRLSRIPHRTAEWVPNIEPPITMSLTGAIDPVAAPLLGEHTVDVLRSMLGYDESRITEFTRKGVFGSGKPSTPV encoded by the coding sequence ATGCCGACCAAGCCTCAATTGCCGGAACGTTCGTCGCGAGCGACGGAAGGGCCGAGTGCGCTCGACGGTCTGCTGGTCATCGATTTCACGCGTGTCGTCGCCGGCCCGGCCTGCACGCAGACGCTCGCGGATTTTGGCGCGCACGTCATCAAGATCGAAAATCCCGATGGCGGTGACGACACCCGCGCGTACGAGCACGCAGAAATTGGTGGTGAAAGCGCCGCCTATCTCAGCCTGAACCGCAACAAGCGCGGTATTGCGCTCGATCTTGCCGTACCGGAGGCCCGCGAGATCGCGCTGGATCTGATCCGCAAGGCGGATGTGGTCGTGGAAAATTTCTCGAGCGGCGTCATGAAGAAGTTCGGGCTCGACTATGAGGCTGTCGCCCCGCTCAATCCCCGCCTGGTCTATTGCTCGATCTCCGCCTACGGGCGCTCCGGGCCGTTCGCCTCGCGCCCCGGCTTCGATCCCATCACGCAGGCCGAGAGCGGCTTCATGTCGCTCAATGGATTTGCCGACGGCCCGGCGGTTCGTACCGGCCCACCCATCGTGGACATGGCGACGGGGATGTCTGCCTGTAACGCCATCCTGCTGGCGCTGTTGGCGCGGGACCGGCTCGGCCGCGGGCAGCGCGTTGAAGTCGCCTTGTTCGACGTTGCGATGGGGATGACCGGCTTCTACGGCATGGCGTATCTCATCAACGGCGAAAACCCCGGCCGGTTCGGCAATTCACCGAGCGGGTCTCCCACCGTCGGCGTCTATGAGGCCTCCGATGGGCCGCTCTACATGGCCTGCGCGAACGATCGGCTGTATCGCCGGCTGGTGGTCGAGGTGCTGAACCGGCCTGATCTCATCACCGATCCGCAGTTTGCCACGCGCAAGGCTCGTTCCGAGAACAAGGAGCTTTTGCGGGCAGCCATTGCAGAGGTCTTTGCCGGCGATACGCTCGAGAACTGGATGGCGAAGATGAAGCAGGCCAATATTCCGGTCGGTTACCTCCGGACGGTCGAGGAAGGGTTCAATGCGCCAGAGGCTCGCGAGCGACATCGCTTGAGCCGCATTCCGCACCGTACAGCGGAATGGGTGCCGAATATCGAGCCGCCGATTACCATGAGCCTGACCGGCGCGATCGATCCCGTCGCGGCCCCTCTGTTAGGTGAGCATACCGTGGACGTCTTGCGCAGCATGCTCGGCTATGACGAGAGTCGGATCACGGAGTTTACCCGGAAGGGCGTCTTTGGCTCGGGTAAACCCTCGACGCCGGTCTAG
- a CDS encoding GNAT family N-acetyltransferase yields the protein MYRIRIADADDDETAEILGDLHRLTFFGGASLPQFESGTWWLAHHDDDAVAFAGVVPSTHARNSGYFCRVGVLQRHWGRGLQLRLMRAIEARGRRLGWDSIVSDTTDNPVSANNFIHAGYRLYEPEAPWAWSHTLYWRKWLR from the coding sequence ATGTACAGAATTCGTATCGCCGATGCGGACGACGATGAGACTGCTGAAATTCTCGGCGATCTACACCGGCTGACATTCTTCGGCGGGGCGTCCCTGCCGCAGTTCGAATCGGGTACGTGGTGGCTCGCCCACCACGATGATGATGCGGTGGCCTTCGCCGGCGTCGTGCCGTCGACGCATGCGCGAAACAGCGGATATTTTTGCCGGGTCGGGGTCTTGCAGCGGCATTGGGGGCGGGGACTTCAGCTCAGGCTGATGCGAGCGATCGAGGCGCGAGGGCGGCGTCTCGGATGGGACAGCATCGTCTCGGATACGACGGACAATCCGGTATCTGCCAATAATTTCATCCATGCGGGTTATCGGCTGTACGAGCCTGAAGCCCCCTGGGCCTGGTCGCATACGCTTTACTGGCGAAAGTGGCTGCGTTGA
- a CDS encoding phage terminase large subunit, giving the protein MSILKIPTAKIFEPLLKPARYKGVYGGRGSGKSHFFGELLVETCQAERGTLAVCIREAQRSLAQSSKRLIEGKIASLRLGHGFRLFSDKIETPGDGLIIFRGLQANLVVSFYFAKRGFENVARIIKR; this is encoded by the coding sequence TTGTCCATTCTGAAAATTCCAACGGCGAAGATCTTCGAGCCACTGCTCAAACCTGCGCGCTACAAGGGGGTGTACGGCGGACGCGGCTCGGGTAAATCGCATTTCTTCGGCGAGCTGCTGGTCGAGACCTGCCAGGCCGAGCGCGGCACGCTCGCGGTCTGCATCCGCGAGGCGCAGCGTTCGCTGGCGCAATCCTCCAAGCGGCTGATCGAAGGCAAGATCGCGAGCCTGCGCCTTGGTCACGGCTTCAGGCTGTTCAGCGACAAGATCGAGACGCCCGGCGACGGGCTGATCATCTTCCGCGGACTTCAGGCCAATCTGGTTGTCTCTTTCTATTTCGCCAAGCGCGGCTTCGAGAATGTTGCGAGGATCATCAAGCGGTGA
- a CDS encoding response regulator: protein MSHTVLVVDDDPAVLDVLVAMLEDLGCKPISAQSGRDALDRLEQNQDISILITDINMPGMDGHELAELAKRIRPELKMLQLSGREPRRGGLPMIRKPFSFEELADVMRRTTGVC, encoded by the coding sequence ATGAGCCACACTGTCCTGGTTGTTGACGACGATCCCGCCGTCCTCGACGTGCTCGTGGCCATGCTGGAAGATCTCGGTTGCAAACCGATCAGCGCCCAAAGCGGCCGGGATGCACTCGACCGGCTCGAGCAAAATCAGGACATCTCCATCCTCATCACGGATATCAACATGCCCGGCATGGATGGTCATGAATTGGCCGAGCTGGCCAAGCGCATCCGGCCGGAGTTGAAGATGCTGCAATTGTCGGGTCGCGAGCCCCGGCGCGGCGGCCTTCCCATGATCCGAAAGCCGTTTTCGTTCGAAGAGCTCGCCGACGTCATGCGGCGGACCACCGGCGTCTGCTGA
- a CDS encoding FAD-dependent monooxygenase gives MPVLLPTSRSHRRPHAAGAGKQMPRGHAVVIAGGGPTGLMLAAELALAKIDVAILERRASQDLVGTRAGGLHARSIEILDQRGVADRFLREGQIVQLAGFAWTRLDISDLPTRHAYGLALRQSHIERILADWVEELGVPIYRNVELTGFAEGDTGIDVTLSSGASLRTDYLVGCDGGRSLVRKAAGIDFPGTSPTLSNLMAEVEMREAPAWGLRHDALGFHGLSKTESGRVLVVVTEATLARTSEPSLRDLGDALVAVYGTDFGVKNPAWISRFTDAARQAATYRKGRVLLAGDAAHIHHSVGGQGLNLGVQDAVNLGWKLAQVVKGSSPDSLLDSYHAERHPVGARVLKNTMAQIALLRRGDDGRKAAREVISDLLAMDAPRQRVGAMMSGLDIAYDLGEGHALLGRRMPDLDLTVEGQAQKLFTLLRGARGVLLDFCKGGEIDVAPWADRVDAVDVAYDGPWELPVIGRVTAPGAVLVRPDGHVAWVGDESQHGLEDALTRWFGPTSLHKKARGIPRARSKLVR, from the coding sequence ATGCCTGTACTGCTTCCGACGTCCCGTTCACACCGCCGGCCACATGCGGCCGGCGCGGGGAAACAGATGCCGCGCGGCCATGCCGTGGTGATCGCCGGCGGCGGCCCGACCGGGCTGATGCTGGCCGCCGAACTCGCGCTCGCGAAGATCGACGTCGCCATCCTCGAGCGGCGCGCGAGCCAGGATCTCGTCGGCACGCGCGCCGGCGGGTTGCATGCCCGCAGCATCGAGATCCTCGATCAGCGCGGCGTTGCCGATCGCTTCCTGCGCGAAGGACAGATCGTCCAGCTCGCGGGCTTTGCCTGGACGCGGCTCGACATCAGCGACCTCCCCACGAGGCACGCTTACGGGCTGGCGCTGCGGCAGAGCCACATCGAGCGCATCCTGGCGGACTGGGTCGAAGAGCTCGGAGTGCCGATCTATCGCAACGTCGAGCTTACCGGCTTCGCCGAGGGCGACACCGGCATCGACGTGACGCTCTCCAGCGGCGCGAGCTTGCGCACAGATTATCTCGTCGGCTGCGACGGCGGTCGCAGCCTGGTGCGCAAGGCCGCCGGCATCGATTTCCCCGGCACCTCACCGACGCTCAGCAACCTCATGGCCGAGGTCGAGATGCGCGAGGCGCCGGCATGGGGCCTGCGCCATGACGCGCTCGGCTTTCACGGCCTCAGCAAGACCGAGAGCGGTCGCGTGCTGGTCGTCGTGACGGAAGCAACCCTCGCGCGCACCAGCGAGCCCTCCTTGCGCGATCTCGGCGATGCGCTCGTCGCGGTCTACGGCACCGACTTCGGTGTCAAAAATCCCGCCTGGATCTCCCGCTTCACCGATGCAGCCCGGCAGGCCGCGACCTATCGCAAGGGGCGCGTGCTGCTCGCCGGCGATGCCGCGCATATCCATCACTCCGTCGGTGGGCAAGGCCTCAATCTGGGTGTGCAGGACGCCGTCAATCTCGGCTGGAAGCTGGCGCAGGTGGTCAAAGGCAGCTCGCCCGACAGCCTGCTCGACAGCTATCACGCCGAGCGCCATCCCGTCGGCGCGCGCGTGCTGAAGAACACCATGGCGCAGATCGCCCTGCTCCGACGCGGCGACGACGGCCGCAAGGCTGCGCGCGAGGTGATCTCCGACCTGCTCGCCATGGACGCGCCGCGCCAACGCGTCGGCGCGATGATGAGCGGGCTCGACATCGCCTACGATCTCGGCGAAGGCCACGCTTTGCTCGGCCGGCGCATGCCTGATCTCGATCTGACGGTCGAAGGACAAGCGCAAAAGCTATTCACGCTGTTGCGCGGCGCGCGGGGCGTGCTGCTCGATTTTTGCAAAGGCGGCGAGATCGACGTCGCTCCATGGGCGGATCGCGTCGATGCCGTCGATGTCGCCTATGACGGCCCATGGGAGCTTCCGGTGATCGGACGGGTCACTGCGCCCGGCGCCGTACTGGTGCGGCCTGACGGGCACGTGGCTTGGGTGGGAGACGAAAGCCAGCACGGACTCGAGGATGCGTTGACTCGGTGGTTCGGTCCCACCTCTCTACACAAGAAAGCCCGCGGCATCCCGCGGGCTCGATCCAAACTCGTCCGATGA
- a CDS encoding AHH domain-containing protein, producing MSIFFDHHIIPKRFENHPAFRGIDKKTFDIDGPANRIYLPASREFAAKLEVSPHPGRHLEPYGGLICKRLKQIETIEDPDERLAEITTLIDAMRVGFLNAHLYTNVPIGKTREEVYQWLKEVLEDPKAYRGQYPDQLRSIRDVERRGAEAGQDHWIKWLLYLAHPERQKLIDEAIARKPDVNLTAGNRDLGGTNWSKFEVFDPSSDTLHTPGIAPPNPSDLPPLPGYSSPSLAGLNEQEGFRRSDPRFTGVLPPFPAPDPGEQRLGQLPPTTAAPSDPLVLQSDPHSGVTYQYYENPLAGGTSPERSVLPWLAGGAAVGLAAPFVPAWLLAIGSALALSRAANAQGTRGAMRGTAAPSGGVFSTGASPFNTIGNGLNVDNTAGNSGSSASSSFGPQLGGASSIDPETRASTFADRFGNYASTADGSVPAEPADLSKVPDSPTRGSVAPENVRRLAQVNGSNAGSVFRSGSAPVPYLPSTEFNERFGNWTFPTANSGQPQAGKPIGAFADEPGYLVPPPIFGVDGSGNPSNGAEEWFSRWIRPLLRPE from the coding sequence ATGTCGATTTTTTTCGATCACCACATCATTCCAAAACGCTTTGAAAATCACCCCGCGTTTCGCGGTATCGACAAGAAGACGTTTGATATCGACGGGCCCGCAAACCGAATCTATCTGCCGGCAAGTCGGGAGTTCGCTGCAAAGTTGGAGGTGTCGCCCCATCCGGGCAGACACCTGGAGCCGTATGGCGGGCTCATTTGCAAGAGGCTCAAGCAGATCGAAACGATCGAAGATCCAGACGAGCGACTTGCGGAGATCACTACTCTTATCGATGCCATGCGCGTCGGCTTCCTTAACGCCCATCTCTACACCAATGTGCCTATCGGCAAAACACGAGAGGAAGTGTACCAATGGCTCAAGGAAGTTTTGGAGGATCCCAAGGCTTACCGCGGTCAGTACCCGGATCAATTGAGGAGTATCAGAGATGTCGAACGAAGGGGAGCGGAAGCCGGTCAGGATCATTGGATTAAATGGTTGCTCTACCTGGCTCATCCGGAGCGGCAGAAACTGATTGACGAGGCAATTGCTCGCAAACCTGACGTCAACCTCACTGCTGGCAATCGCGACCTGGGCGGAACGAATTGGTCCAAGTTCGAAGTGTTCGACCCTTCTTCGGACACTCTTCACACGCCTGGTATCGCGCCACCCAACCCGAGCGATCTCCCGCCGCTGCCGGGCTACAGTTCACCTTCGCTTGCAGGTCTAAACGAACAGGAAGGATTCAGGCGAAGTGATCCCCGCTTCACGGGTGTTCTGCCACCGTTTCCCGCGCCTGATCCCGGCGAACAGCGGCTCGGTCAATTGCCTCCGACAACGGCCGCTCCATCAGATCCGCTTGTGCTCCAATCCGATCCGCACTCCGGAGTGACGTATCAATACTACGAGAATCCGTTGGCTGGAGGCACATCTCCGGAGCGCAGCGTCCTCCCTTGGTTGGCCGGAGGGGCCGCCGTCGGCTTAGCGGCTCCCTTCGTTCCCGCTTGGCTGCTTGCCATAGGGAGCGCCTTGGCGCTTTCGCGCGCTGCCAACGCCCAGGGCACGCGGGGCGCGATGAGGGGCACCGCCGCTCCTAGCGGAGGAGTGTTTTCGACAGGAGCCTCGCCGTTCAACACCATCGGCAATGGACTTAACGTCGACAACACGGCCGGGAACAGCGGCTCTTCGGCCTCATCGAGCTTCGGGCCGCAGCTGGGCGGGGCTTCCTCGATCGATCCAGAGACCCGCGCTAGCACTTTTGCGGATCGCTTTGGCAACTATGCCAGCACGGCAGACGGCTCTGTGCCTGCCGAACCGGCAGACTTGTCCAAAGTACCGGATTCTCCGACACGCGGATCAGTCGCGCCCGAGAATGTTCGGCGCCTCGCGCAGGTCAACGGGTCCAACGCGGGCAGCGTGTTCAGGTCGGGGAGTGCTCCGGTGCCATATCTGCCTTCCACGGAATTCAACGAGCGGTTCGGCAATTGGACCTTCCCGACGGCTAACAGCGGCCAACCTCAGGCGGGCAAGCCGATCGGCGCGTTCGCGGACGAACCAGGTTACCTCGTTCCACCTCCGATATTCGGCGTGGATGGTTCAGGCAATCCGAGCAATGGCGCCGAGGAGTGGTTTTCGCGCTGGATACGGCCGTTGCTTCGGCCGGAGTGA
- a CDS encoding imm11 family protein translates to MRDDKAISAAKRPRARKRRFFEIGPDFNGRGPGFSLLDESVLPPHRVYRLPASTPPVPYMFDKSKGSLPYDLELCFRWWLISDRTKALFERIDPEAFVFVPCDVRVPQGRYHGADYWLCDVVRVLDALDESASCLRIGIRDDVRYIDHGQKYYGYAPGYKLFFREAAVGNAHIFRMAYDNGTIICDQEFKDACKSAGLKRIRFRDPSKTIC, encoded by the coding sequence ATGCGTGACGATAAAGCAATTTCTGCTGCAAAGCGTCCCCGAGCACGAAAACGCCGCTTCTTCGAAATCGGGCCCGATTTCAACGGAAGGGGGCCGGGCTTTTCGCTTCTGGACGAGAGCGTCCTTCCTCCCCACCGAGTATATCGTCTGCCCGCCTCTACGCCGCCTGTGCCTTACATGTTTGATAAATCCAAGGGCAGTTTGCCCTATGACCTGGAGCTCTGCTTCCGTTGGTGGCTCATTTCGGACCGAACCAAGGCCCTCTTCGAGCGGATTGATCCGGAGGCTTTCGTGTTCGTGCCATGCGACGTGCGCGTACCGCAAGGTCGCTATCACGGCGCGGACTATTGGCTCTGTGATGTTGTTCGCGTCCTCGATGCGCTGGACGAATCGGCGTCCTGTTTGCGCATCGGTATCCGGGACGACGTTCGCTATATAGATCATGGTCAGAAATACTATGGGTACGCTCCCGGCTACAAACTGTTCTTCAGAGAGGCCGCGGTCGGGAACGCGCACATCTTCCGCATGGCCTATGACAATGGGACTATCATATGCGATCAAGAGTTCAAGGACGCTTGCAAGTCGGCGGGACTGAAGCGAATTCGGTTTCGCGATCCTTCGAAAACCATATGTTGA
- a CDS encoding DUF4261 domain-containing protein: MSSSLLAFVLLENPVTPDMSAVAEVLHARHPELATESMDDGRVQQARASSPLIRCGNELVAVMAMPAPIPDDDGLWARAATTWPESKAVAARHRGHLIVSMLGKSEQPLVAARITTAVIGALIATMPEACGVVWAGRVARPADLWLETSSYSFAPYPDYPFRLWVDILLFRSGDKIGAVTMGLTAFVGREIEFVTGKLTLPELFDKVAGLSVYLIEHGSVVKDGDTMGTSASERIQVRYKSSDAFGGLPVFYCVDEFKH, encoded by the coding sequence ATGAGTAGCTCCCTTCTCGCTTTTGTCTTGCTGGAAAATCCGGTGACGCCGGACATGTCGGCAGTTGCGGAGGTGCTTCACGCCCGACATCCGGAGTTGGCAACGGAGTCCATGGACGACGGGCGTGTACAGCAGGCTCGAGCAAGCTCGCCGCTCATTCGCTGCGGCAACGAACTCGTCGCCGTCATGGCGATGCCGGCGCCCATCCCGGACGATGACGGACTGTGGGCGCGCGCGGCCACGACGTGGCCGGAGAGCAAGGCGGTGGCAGCCCGGCATCGAGGTCATCTGATCGTCTCGATGCTCGGAAAGAGTGAGCAGCCGCTGGTCGCGGCGCGCATCACGACTGCGGTCATCGGCGCGTTGATTGCGACGATGCCGGAAGCTTGCGGCGTTGTGTGGGCCGGCCGGGTCGCGCGGCCCGCCGACCTCTGGCTCGAGACGTCCAGCTATTCGTTCGCACCGTATCCCGACTACCCCTTCAGGCTGTGGGTCGACATTCTTCTGTTCCGGTCAGGCGACAAGATCGGCGCAGTGACGATGGGGCTGACCGCCTTCGTGGGCCGTGAGATCGAGTTCGTGACCGGCAAGCTCACGCTTCCGGAGTTGTTCGACAAGGTGGCAGGGCTTTCCGTCTATCTGATCGAGCATGGCAGCGTGGTGAAGGACGGCGACACGATGGGGACAAGCGCGAGCGAGCGCATCCAGGTTCGTTACAAGAGCTCCGATGCGTTTGGCGGACTGCCGGTATTTTACTGTGTTGATGAGTTCAAGCACTGA
- a CDS encoding GNAT family N-acetyltransferase — MFSIHPDDLTSEPTRRLLALHLAGMHANSPPGHVFALDLSGLQTPDVTVWSVRAGDDVVGIGALKEFGDGGAEVKSMRTHPDHLRRGIAALLLDHIVREAGARGLTRLSLETGSGPAFEPALALYRKRGFVNGEAFADYQASAFNQFLHLALRD, encoded by the coding sequence ATGTTCTCAATCCATCCCGACGATCTCACCTCTGAACCGACTCGCCGCCTGCTCGCGCTTCATCTCGCCGGCATGCACGCGAACTCGCCGCCGGGCCATGTGTTTGCGCTCGACCTGTCGGGACTGCAGACGCCTGATGTCACCGTGTGGTCGGTGCGCGCAGGCGATGACGTCGTCGGCATCGGCGCGCTGAAGGAGTTCGGCGACGGCGGCGCCGAGGTGAAGTCGATGCGGACGCACCCCGATCATCTGCGCCGCGGCATCGCGGCGCTGCTGCTGGACCACATCGTGCGCGAGGCCGGGGCGCGCGGGCTGACCCGGCTGAGCCTCGAGACCGGAAGCGGCCCGGCGTTCGAGCCCGCGCTCGCGCTGTACCGCAAGCGCGGCTTCGTCAACGGCGAGGCGTTCGCCGATTACCAGGCGAGCGCCTTCAATCAATTCCTGCACCTTGCGCTTCGCGACTGA
- a CDS encoding DUF6894 family protein — translation MPRYYFDLLDDNGVARDEEGLELSSPRAVQAEAAKSLADMAREGVMSAPSAGARQRMAIDVRDARGPVMQVTFSFSIEIFDSRSQ, via the coding sequence ATGCCCCGCTATTACTTCGATCTTCTCGATGACAATGGAGTTGCGCGCGATGAGGAGGGCCTGGAATTGTCCAGTCCGCGCGCGGTCCAGGCGGAGGCCGCCAAGTCGCTGGCCGACATGGCACGCGAGGGCGTCATGTCCGCCCCGTCGGCAGGTGCAAGGCAGAGGATGGCGATCGACGTTCGCGACGCCAGGGGGCCCGTGATGCAGGTGACGTTCTCGTTCTCGATCGAGATCTTCGATTCGCGATCGCAATAG
- a CDS encoding EAL domain-containing protein: MGVKCAGCADGTELPFAFKMAFQPIVDVTESRIWGYEALVRGPNGESAHSVLSQLTDDQLYRFDQAARVMAIETAGKLFADPRARLSINFMPNAVYEPRACIQKSLEAARRANFPASNLMFEFTENERMSDPAHVENIVRAYKALGFWTALDDFGAGYAGLGLLARLQPNLIKIDMELLRDIHLSHAKQVIVSGVAAMARELDITVLAEGVENEAELTVLRAAGIALFQGYHFAKPGFMSLPAVRGFQRMEVSLAG; encoded by the coding sequence ATGGGCGTGAAGTGCGCGGGATGTGCCGACGGGACGGAACTGCCGTTCGCATTCAAGATGGCGTTCCAGCCGATTGTCGATGTGACCGAGAGCAGGATCTGGGGCTATGAAGCGCTGGTGCGCGGCCCGAACGGCGAGAGCGCCCACAGCGTCCTCAGCCAGCTCACCGACGATCAACTCTACCGCTTCGACCAGGCCGCCCGCGTCATGGCGATCGAGACCGCGGGCAAGCTGTTCGCCGATCCGCGCGCGCGCCTCTCGATCAATTTCATGCCGAACGCGGTGTACGAGCCGCGCGCCTGCATCCAGAAATCGCTCGAGGCCGCGCGCCGCGCGAATTTCCCTGCGTCCAATCTGATGTTCGAGTTCACCGAGAACGAGCGGATGAGCGATCCCGCACATGTCGAGAACATCGTGCGCGCCTACAAGGCCCTCGGCTTCTGGACGGCGCTGGACGATTTCGGCGCCGGCTATGCCGGCCTCGGCCTGCTTGCCCGGCTGCAGCCGAACCTCATCAAGATCGACATGGAGCTGCTGCGCGACATCCATCTCAGCCATGCCAAGCAGGTCATCGTATCGGGCGTGGCAGCCATGGCGCGCGAGCTCGACATCACGGTTTTGGCCGAGGGCGTCGAGAACGAGGCCGAACTGACGGTGCTGCGGGCCGCCGGCATCGCGCTGTTCCAGGGTTATCATTTTGCCAAGCCCGGCTTCATGTCGCTGCCGGCGGTGCGGGGATTTCAGCGCATGGAGGTGTCCCTCGCCGGGTGA
- a CDS encoding PepSY domain-containing protein: MRRLTLLATTMLLLAAVPASAQSQPAQSGPGNNAVNSADQNNSNKPVAGRNSFTEGQAKSKIEEAGYSNVSGLKKDDQGVWRGKADKAGTKADVSLDFQGNVNPAK; the protein is encoded by the coding sequence ATGCGACGTCTTACTCTACTTGCCACGACCATGTTGCTGCTCGCAGCGGTGCCCGCAAGCGCACAGTCTCAGCCTGCCCAGAGCGGGCCGGGCAACAACGCCGTCAACAGCGCGGACCAGAACAACTCGAACAAGCCTGTCGCCGGCCGCAACAGCTTCACCGAGGGCCAGGCGAAATCGAAGATCGAAGAGGCGGGATATTCCAATGTCTCCGGCCTAAAGAAGGATGACCAGGGCGTCTGGCGCGGCAAGGCCGACAAGGCCGGCACCAAGGCTGACGTCAGCCTGGACTTCCAGGGCAACGTCAATCCCGCCAAGTAA
- a CDS encoding NRAMP family divalent metal transporter — translation MSDSALTPTKSAPTLLQRLGPGLITGAADDDPSGIATYSQAGAQFGYGLLWTVFLTTPFMIAIQLVSAQIGRVTGKGLAANIMQLAPRWAVLGLVAMLVAANTFNIAADIAAMAEALSLVIGGLNHEHALIFAAGSTLLQVFLPYRRYSPVLKFLTLALFAYVATAFTVKIPWSTALLAAVWPKANVSAEYFMMVVAVLGTTISPYLFFWQASQEVEEMNQGRRDKPLRELKRGGNHELDRIKTDTLAGMLLSNGIAFFIILTTASVLHAHGITKINSATEAAEALRPLAGDFTFALFALGIIGTGLLAIPVLAGSAAYGVAEIFGWRATLEAKPDEAVGFYTIIAAATIIGFGLGFTGIDSIHMLVWSAVLNGIVAVPIMAMMMLIVSSRAIMGRFRARSWLIALGWLGTALMALAVLALLGSSVLG, via the coding sequence ATGAGCGACAGCGCTCTCACGCCGACGAAATCCGCGCCGACGCTGTTGCAAAGGCTGGGGCCGGGACTGATCACGGGAGCTGCCGACGACGATCCGTCCGGCATCGCCACCTATTCGCAGGCCGGGGCGCAATTCGGCTACGGTCTGCTGTGGACGGTGTTTCTGACCACACCGTTCATGATCGCGATCCAACTCGTCAGCGCGCAGATCGGCCGGGTCACCGGCAAGGGGCTCGCCGCCAACATCATGCAGCTCGCGCCGCGCTGGGCGGTATTGGGCCTCGTCGCCATGCTCGTTGCCGCGAACACGTTCAACATCGCCGCCGACATCGCCGCGATGGCCGAGGCGCTCTCGCTCGTGATCGGCGGGCTCAACCACGAGCACGCGCTGATCTTCGCGGCGGGCTCGACCCTGCTCCAGGTGTTCCTGCCCTATCGCCGCTATTCGCCGGTGCTGAAATTCCTCACCTTGGCGCTGTTCGCCTATGTCGCGACCGCCTTCACCGTCAAGATTCCGTGGAGTACGGCACTGCTCGCCGCGGTGTGGCCGAAGGCCAATGTCAGCGCCGAGTATTTCATGATGGTGGTCGCCGTGCTCGGCACCACCATCAGCCCGTATCTGTTCTTCTGGCAGGCCTCGCAGGAGGTCGAGGAGATGAACCAGGGCCGGCGCGACAAGCCGCTCCGCGAGCTCAAGCGCGGCGGCAACCACGAACTCGACCGCATCAAGACCGACACCCTCGCCGGCATGCTGCTCTCCAACGGAATTGCCTTCTTCATCATCCTGACCACGGCTTCCGTGCTGCATGCGCATGGCATCACCAAGATCAATTCGGCGACGGAGGCGGCCGAAGCGCTGCGGCCGCTGGCCGGCGATTTCACCTTCGCTCTGTTCGCGCTCGGCATCATCGGCACGGGCCTGCTCGCGATCCCGGTGCTGGCGGGCTCGGCCGCCTATGGCGTCGCGGAGATCTTCGGCTGGCGGGCGACGCTGGAGGCCAAGCCCGACGAAGCGGTCGGCTTCTACACCATCATCGCCGCGGCAACCATCATCGGCTTCGGCCTCGGCTTCACCGGGATCGACTCCATCCACATGCTGGTGTGGAGCGCGGTGCTCAACGGTATCGTCGCCGTGCCCATCATGGCGATGATGATGCTGATCGTCTCGAGCCGCGCGATCATGGGCCGCTTCAGGGCCCGCTCATGGCTGATCGCGCTGGGCTGGCTCGGCACCGCGCTGATGGCGCTGGCCGTGCTCGCTCTGCTCGGCTCGTCGGTGTTGGGCTAA